One Candidatus Binataceae bacterium DNA window includes the following coding sequences:
- a CDS encoding alpha/beta hydrolase, with protein sequence MDTAWEIEQLRAVTEIAGLQPAKVVLPEDHHVIVGAMRFHYLDWGGSGQPILFLHGGGINAHTWDVVCLMLRERYRCVALDQRGHGDSEWSPAIDYGVETQVCDIEGFIEKLGVDNPLLVGQSMGGLNSIAYAIRHSAKMKALVVVDVGPEVNSEGTQRIREFSGTPELESPEAFLERAVKFNPIRDPRVLRRSLFYNLRQLPSGKWSLKHDQRRASEAAWRIATDQRERLVREVSKISCATLIVRGAKSDVLSDEAAERFAKMLPRARWVRVEEAGHNIQGDNPRGLLDAMNPFLRELGL encoded by the coding sequence ATGGACACGGCGTGGGAAATCGAACAGTTGCGCGCAGTGACGGAAATCGCGGGTTTGCAGCCGGCGAAGGTTGTCCTTCCCGAGGACCATCATGTGATCGTCGGCGCGATGCGCTTTCATTACCTCGATTGGGGCGGCAGCGGGCAGCCAATTCTTTTTCTCCACGGCGGCGGCATTAACGCGCACACTTGGGACGTCGTATGCCTGATGCTACGCGAGCGGTACCGCTGCGTCGCGCTCGACCAACGCGGCCATGGCGACAGTGAATGGTCGCCCGCAATCGATTACGGCGTCGAGACTCAGGTGTGCGACATCGAGGGCTTTATCGAAAAGTTGGGCGTCGATAATCCGCTGCTGGTGGGCCAATCGATGGGTGGGTTGAACTCGATTGCCTACGCGATACGCCACAGTGCGAAGATGAAGGCGCTGGTGGTTGTCGATGTGGGGCCGGAAGTCAACTCAGAGGGTACGCAGCGGATCCGCGAATTCTCAGGCACGCCTGAGCTCGAATCGCCCGAGGCTTTCCTCGAGCGCGCCGTAAAGTTTAATCCCATCAGAGATCCGCGAGTGCTGCGGCGGAGTCTTTTTTATAACTTGCGGCAATTACCGAGCGGAAAATGGTCGCTCAAGCACGACCAGCGCCGCGCTTCCGAGGCGGCCTGGCGGATTGCCACCGATCAGCGCGAGCGGCTCGTGCGCGAGGTCTCGAAGATTAGCTGTGCGACCCTGATCGTCCGCGGCGCCAAGAGCGACGTACTCTCGGACGAAGCCGCAGAGCGCTTCGCAAAGATGTTGCCGCGCGCGCGATGGGTGCGCGTCGAGGAGGCGGGCCACAACATCCAGGGCGACAATCCGCGCGGCCTGCTCGACGCGATGAATCCATTCCTGCGCGAACTCGGCCTCTGA
- a CDS encoding haloalkane dehalogenase — protein MSEATISAADPHPRKRVNVGATEMSYVEVGEGAPIVFLHGNPTSSYLWRNIIPHLARLGRCLAPDLIGMGASGKAPDGSYRFVDHSRYLDAWFDALGLKQEKVTLVVHDWGSALGFHWAKRNPAAVKGIAYMEAVVMPLTWAEWPDAARGIFEAMRSPAGEELVLKKNIFVEKILPASVMRRLTEAEMAVYRRPYTEAGESRRPMLTWPRQIPIDGEPADVVAIVKDYGAWLATSPIPKLFVNGEPGMIVAGRAREFCRGWPNQREVAVKGLHFLQEDSPRAIGEAIASWYGTLK, from the coding sequence ATGAGCGAGGCGACGATCTCTGCAGCCGACCCGCATCCGCGCAAACGCGTCAATGTCGGAGCGACCGAGATGTCTTACGTCGAGGTCGGAGAGGGTGCGCCGATCGTCTTTCTGCACGGTAATCCGACCTCGTCGTACTTGTGGCGCAACATTATCCCGCATCTGGCGCGGCTGGGCCGATGCCTCGCGCCGGATCTGATCGGGATGGGAGCCTCGGGTAAGGCGCCGGACGGTTCGTACCGCTTCGTCGATCACTCGCGTTATCTGGACGCGTGGTTCGATGCGCTCGGCCTGAAGCAGGAGAAGGTGACCCTGGTGGTGCATGACTGGGGCTCGGCGCTAGGATTCCATTGGGCGAAGCGTAATCCCGCCGCGGTCAAAGGGATCGCCTATATGGAGGCGGTCGTGATGCCGCTGACATGGGCGGAGTGGCCGGATGCGGCGCGTGGGATTTTCGAGGCGATGCGGAGCCCGGCTGGAGAAGAGCTGGTTCTCAAGAAGAATATCTTCGTCGAGAAGATCCTGCCGGCGAGCGTGATGCGCCGGCTGACCGAGGCCGAGATGGCAGTGTACCGACGGCCCTATACCGAGGCGGGCGAATCGCGCCGTCCGATGCTGACATGGCCGCGGCAGATTCCGATCGACGGGGAACCGGCGGACGTGGTAGCGATCGTAAAGGATTATGGCGCTTGGCTCGCGACTTCGCCGATCCCCAAGTTGTTCGTCAATGGAGAGCCGGGAATGATCGTAGCCGGGCGGGCGCGCGAGTTTTGCCGCGGATGGCCGAATCAGCGCGAAGTGGCGGTCAAGGGGTTGCACTTCCTGCAGGAGGATTCGCCCCGCGCAATCGGTGAGGCGATCGCGAGTTGGTACGGGACCCTAAAGTAG
- the acs gene encoding acetate--CoA ligase, with amino-acid sequence MAANEPSLNIESVLREGRKFPPSAEFTQRAAVKGLAEYEALYRRAEEDPEGFWAGCARELAWSKPFSKVLDWQFPFAKWFADGELNAAYNCVDRHLSGPRRNKAALIWEGEPGDSRVLTYQMLATEVARCTNALKELGVRKGDRVAIYMPLVPEAVIAMLACARLGAIHSVIFGGFSSEALVDRINDAEARLVITADAGWRRGQKVELKRNVDEALKRTPSVEKCLVLNRVGVSVAMQPGRDLWWHELVPQQSSDCPAEPVGAEHPLFTLYTSGTTGKPKGVVHSTAGYLTHTLITMKWIFDLKEEDIYWCTADIGWITGHSYTVYGPLAAGATVLMYEGAPNFPHEDRFWSIIEKYRVNILYTAPTAIRTFIKWGEQWVKPHDLTSLRLLGTVGEPINPEAWIWYHNVIGGGRCPIVDTWWQTETGGIMIAPMPGAIATKPGSATRPLPGVAADVVTREGQSVGANQGGLLVIKRPWPGMLRTIFRDPERYRQQYFSQIDGMYFTGDGARRDDDGYFWIMGRVDDVINVSGHRLGTMEIESALVSHPAVAEAAVVGRPDEMKGQAVFAFVTLEGGRKGDAKLRDELKQHVVKEIGALARPDDLRFSDALPKTRSGKIMRRLLRQIAAGDQTLGDTATLEDLSVLAKLREDDD; translated from the coding sequence ATGGCCGCGAACGAACCCAGCCTCAATATCGAGTCCGTGCTGCGCGAGGGGCGGAAGTTCCCGCCGAGCGCGGAGTTCACCCAGCGCGCCGCCGTCAAGGGCCTCGCGGAATACGAAGCGCTCTATCGGCGCGCCGAGGAAGATCCCGAAGGCTTCTGGGCCGGCTGCGCCCGCGAACTCGCCTGGTCGAAACCCTTCAGCAAGGTGCTCGATTGGCAATTCCCCTTCGCCAAGTGGTTCGCCGACGGCGAACTCAACGCCGCCTACAACTGCGTCGATCGCCATCTGAGCGGACCGCGCCGCAACAAGGCTGCCCTCATCTGGGAGGGCGAGCCCGGCGATTCGCGCGTCCTGACCTACCAGATGCTCGCGACTGAAGTCGCACGGTGCACCAACGCGCTCAAGGAACTCGGCGTGCGCAAAGGCGATCGCGTCGCGATTTATATGCCGCTGGTGCCCGAAGCCGTAATCGCGATGCTCGCCTGCGCGCGTCTCGGCGCAATCCATTCGGTCATCTTCGGCGGCTTCTCCTCCGAGGCGCTGGTCGATCGTATCAATGACGCGGAGGCCCGCCTCGTAATTACCGCCGACGCCGGATGGCGTCGCGGGCAAAAGGTCGAGCTCAAGCGCAACGTCGATGAGGCCCTCAAGCGCACCCCCTCGGTCGAAAAATGCCTGGTCCTGAATCGCGTCGGCGTTTCGGTCGCGATGCAGCCCGGCCGCGATCTCTGGTGGCACGAGCTCGTCCCGCAACAAAGCTCTGACTGCCCGGCCGAACCCGTAGGGGCCGAGCATCCGCTCTTCACTCTCTACACCTCCGGCACCACCGGCAAGCCCAAGGGCGTGGTGCACTCCACCGCCGGCTATCTCACGCACACCCTGATAACGATGAAGTGGATCTTCGACCTCAAGGAAGAAGACATCTACTGGTGCACCGCGGACATCGGCTGGATCACCGGCCACAGCTACACCGTCTATGGGCCGCTGGCCGCCGGTGCGACGGTCCTGATGTACGAGGGGGCGCCGAATTTTCCTCACGAAGATCGCTTCTGGTCGATTATCGAAAAGTATCGCGTCAACATTTTGTACACCGCGCCGACCGCGATTCGCACCTTCATCAAATGGGGCGAACAGTGGGTCAAGCCGCACGACCTGACGAGTCTGCGGCTGCTCGGCACCGTCGGCGAACCGATCAATCCCGAGGCCTGGATCTGGTACCACAACGTTATCGGCGGCGGCCGCTGTCCGATCGTCGATACCTGGTGGCAGACCGAAACCGGCGGGATCATGATCGCGCCGATGCCCGGGGCGATCGCGACCAAGCCCGGCTCCGCCACCCGGCCCCTGCCCGGCGTCGCCGCCGACGTCGTCACGCGCGAGGGCCAGTCCGTCGGCGCCAATCAGGGCGGCCTGCTCGTCATCAAGCGGCCGTGGCCCGGGATGCTGCGAACGATCTTCCGCGACCCCGAGCGCTATCGTCAGCAGTATTTCAGCCAGATCGACGGCATGTACTTCACCGGTGACGGCGCGCGCCGCGACGACGACGGCTACTTCTGGATCATGGGCCGCGTCGATGACGTGATTAACGTCTCGGGACATCGCCTCGGCACGATGGAAATCGAGAGTGCGCTGGTCTCGCATCCCGCAGTGGCCGAAGCCGCGGTCGTCGGCCGGCCCGACGAGATGAAGGGACAGGCGGTCTTCGCCTTCGTCACGCTCGAGGGCGGGCGCAAGGGCGACGCCAAGCTGCGCGATGAACTCAAGCAGCACGTGGTCAAGGAGATCGGCGCGCTCGCGCGACCCGACGACCTCCGTTTCTCCGACGCGCTGCCCAAGACCCGCAGCGGCAAGATCATGCGGCGGCTGCTGCGCCAGATCGCGGCGGGCGATCAGACCCTCGGCGACACCGCCACCCTCGAAGATCTGTCGGTCCTCGCCAAACTCCGCGAAGACGACGATTGA
- a CDS encoding amidohydrolase family protein, translated as MATKSKSQMIHARLGHPVIDSDGHWREFEPIALDYLKETAGAKAVERWSSRVRFLSEADFTKLTVAQRLDRRASQPAWWGMPVKNTLDVATSFLPRLMHERLEQMGLDFAILYPTHCQLFAPYIGDEELRRAGCHAFNRYAAETWADYSDRVAPIGAIPMHTPEEAIAELEHCKTIGIKAVALGSLIRRSIPEAERLGVSRRYACWLDVLGIDSVYDYDPVWRKCEELGYPVTFHSAASNFGLRNSISNFVYNHIGHFGEAGNAVAKALVIGGVTYRFPRLKFAFLEGGVAWGCSLLADLLSHWEKRNGKAILELDPSKTDRAKLAELFKQYGSTKMWEKFAEFERTMLMGGSGHAAPAELDDFAAAHIERKADLRERFVPNFFFGCESDDPTVTYAFAAANPFGAKLGAVLSSDISHFDVPDMTQVLEEAWELVEEKGLSEEDFNAFTFGNAAKLWASLNADFFKDTTVETAVRQYLESNPSGQSAAAS; from the coding sequence ATGGCAACAAAATCCAAATCGCAAATGATCCATGCTCGCCTGGGCCATCCGGTGATTGATTCCGACGGTCATTGGCGCGAGTTCGAGCCGATCGCGCTCGATTATCTCAAAGAGACTGCGGGGGCGAAGGCCGTCGAACGCTGGAGCTCTCGCGTACGCTTCCTGAGCGAGGCGGACTTCACGAAGTTGACCGTCGCGCAGAGACTCGATCGTCGTGCGAGTCAGCCCGCCTGGTGGGGCATGCCGGTCAAGAACACCCTCGACGTCGCGACCTCGTTCCTCCCGCGCCTGATGCACGAGCGGCTGGAACAGATGGGTCTCGATTTCGCGATCCTTTATCCGACCCACTGCCAACTCTTCGCGCCCTACATCGGCGACGAGGAGTTGCGCCGCGCCGGATGCCACGCGTTCAATCGCTACGCCGCGGAGACCTGGGCCGACTACTCCGATCGTGTGGCGCCGATCGGGGCGATTCCGATGCATACGCCTGAAGAGGCGATCGCGGAACTCGAACATTGCAAAACGATCGGGATCAAGGCGGTCGCCCTCGGCAGCTTGATCCGGCGTTCGATCCCCGAGGCTGAGCGTCTGGGCGTCAGCCGCCGCTACGCCTGCTGGCTCGACGTCCTCGGCATCGACAGCGTCTATGACTACGATCCGGTTTGGCGCAAGTGCGAGGAACTCGGCTACCCGGTGACGTTTCACTCGGCGGCCTCGAACTTCGGCCTGCGCAATTCGATCAGCAATTTCGTTTACAACCATATAGGCCATTTCGGCGAGGCCGGTAACGCGGTCGCCAAGGCGCTGGTTATCGGCGGAGTGACCTACCGGTTTCCCCGGCTCAAGTTCGCCTTTCTCGAGGGCGGGGTCGCCTGGGGATGCAGTCTGCTGGCGGATCTGCTCTCGCACTGGGAAAAGCGCAACGGCAAAGCGATCCTGGAGTTGGACCCCTCGAAGACCGATCGCGCGAAGCTGGCGGAGCTCTTTAAGCAATATGGCAGCACAAAGATGTGGGAAAAATTCGCCGAGTTCGAGCGGACGATGCTGATGGGTGGCTCGGGTCACGCGGCGCCGGCGGAGCTCGATGATTTTGCGGCGGCGCATATCGAACGCAAAGCCGATCTGCGCGAGCGCTTCGTGCCGAATTTCTTCTTCGGCTGCGAATCCGACGATCCGACGGTCACCTACGCGTTCGCCGCGGCCAATCCGTTCGGCGCCAAGCTCGGCGCGGTGCTGAGCTCGGACATCAGCCACTTCGACGTCCCGGACATGACGCAGGTGCTCGAAGAGGCCTGGGAGCTGGTCGAAGAAAAGGGCCTGTCGGAGGAGGATTTTAACGCCTTCACTTTTGGCAACGCCGCGAAGCTCTGGGCCAGCCTCAATGCGGATTTCTTCAAGGACACCACGGTTGAAACCGCGGTCCGGCAGTACCTCGAAAGCAATCCGTCGGGTCAATCGGCGGCCGCGTCCTGA
- a CDS encoding LLM class flavin-dependent oxidoreductase, whose amino-acid sequence MQIGYFTERPYRWLPEEEILKNRAFFAISNKLFDREKAADDYNYYLDENCYAEDLGFDVVALNEHHGNPICMGSVMNVEAAILAYRTKRARLVLIGNPLPVIKHPLRMAEELAEIDLISRGRLVTGWVRGAGSEQFFNNANPAYNRELFNEAHDFIVQAWTRPGPWRYEGKHFHYRHVNPWALPYQKPHPPMWIPGTLSPETVQWCAEHRYPYIGLGTQLAPTCDLWDFYADEAAKHGYQAGPENFGYMVATAVGETEEKAQEVAAGFVYGGGQNAFSAPEFTMPPGYNSKAAIRVLAKQQTSAWLGISGEKMREQMHGGDSGQIDYTEVRGKLHAALLRGQKNLQVIVGTPATVSSKIKSIMSVLRTGIFIILSIQGPAGNEERRASMRLFADEVIPALKAHAKALDLRDPFERTPGSVKLAAGTKRAPVVDRSPLAALGFK is encoded by the coding sequence ATGCAAATAGGATACTTCACCGAACGGCCATATCGCTGGCTGCCCGAAGAAGAGATTCTCAAGAATCGGGCGTTCTTCGCCATCTCGAATAAACTTTTCGACCGCGAAAAAGCTGCCGACGATTACAACTACTATCTCGACGAGAACTGCTACGCCGAAGACCTGGGCTTCGACGTCGTCGCGCTCAACGAGCATCACGGCAATCCGATCTGCATGGGCTCTGTGATGAACGTCGAGGCCGCAATCCTAGCCTACCGCACCAAACGTGCGCGCCTCGTGTTGATCGGCAATCCGCTGCCGGTGATCAAACATCCTTTGCGGATGGCGGAGGAGTTGGCCGAGATCGATCTGATATCGCGCGGCCGCCTGGTCACCGGATGGGTGCGCGGCGCCGGCTCGGAGCAGTTCTTCAACAACGCCAATCCCGCTTACAACCGCGAGTTGTTCAACGAAGCCCACGACTTCATCGTGCAGGCCTGGACGCGGCCCGGCCCTTGGCGCTACGAGGGCAAACACTTCCATTATCGCCACGTCAATCCGTGGGCGCTGCCGTATCAGAAGCCGCATCCGCCGATGTGGATCCCAGGCACGCTAAGTCCCGAAACCGTGCAGTGGTGCGCGGAGCATCGTTATCCGTATATCGGACTCGGCACCCAACTCGCGCCGACCTGCGACCTCTGGGACTTCTATGCGGACGAAGCCGCGAAGCATGGCTACCAGGCCGGCCCGGAAAATTTCGGCTACATGGTCGCGACCGCCGTGGGCGAGACCGAGGAGAAAGCCCAGGAGGTCGCGGCCGGCTTCGTTTATGGCGGCGGCCAGAATGCCTTCTCGGCGCCGGAATTTACGATGCCGCCGGGCTATAACTCGAAGGCCGCAATCCGTGTGCTGGCCAAACAGCAGACCAGCGCCTGGCTGGGAATCAGCGGCGAGAAGATGAGGGAGCAGATGCACGGCGGCGACAGCGGCCAAATCGATTACACGGAGGTCCGCGGCAAACTGCACGCCGCGTTGCTGCGCGGTCAGAAGAACCTGCAAGTCATTGTCGGTACGCCCGCAACCGTTAGCTCCAAGATAAAATCGATCATGAGCGTGTTGCGGACCGGCATCTTCATTATCTTGAGCATCCAGGGTCCGGCCGGTAATGAAGAGCGACGGGCCAGTATGCGATTGTTTGCAGACGAAGTGATCCCGGCGCTCAAGGCCCATGCGAAAGCGCTCGACCTGCGTGATCCGTTCGAACGCACGCCCGGCTCGGTAAAGCTCGCTGCGGGAACCAAGCGCGCACCGGTAGTCGATCGCAGCCCGCTCGCTGCTCTAGGCTTCAAGTAG
- a CDS encoding enoyl-CoA hydratase-related protein has product MSVLLYEVRDHVAHLTLNRPEAANALNYELAAALEEASLKCGEDPAVRAVLITGAGKLFCGGGDLKSFAAQPPAELPGHLKKVTLYLHAAIQRFARMKAPVVIAVNGNAGGAGLSIALTGDLVLAGESTRFTVAYTRIGLTPDGSSSYYLPRLVGLKRALELMLTNRTVTAREAEVMGMITRVVPDAELLSQAEVLARELAQGPTQAFGGVKRLLYASSNNPLYEQMELETEVIADLSRTADAREGIASFLGKRAAKFNGN; this is encoded by the coding sequence ATGTCAGTACTGCTTTACGAAGTTCGTGACCATGTGGCGCATCTCACGCTCAACCGGCCGGAGGCGGCCAACGCGCTGAATTACGAACTCGCGGCGGCGCTCGAGGAGGCGTCGCTCAAGTGCGGCGAAGATCCGGCGGTGCGGGCCGTCCTGATAACCGGCGCGGGCAAACTGTTTTGCGGCGGCGGCGACCTCAAGTCATTTGCGGCGCAGCCGCCCGCTGAGTTGCCCGGCCATTTGAAAAAGGTCACGCTTTATTTGCACGCAGCGATCCAGCGTTTTGCACGGATGAAAGCGCCGGTGGTAATCGCCGTTAACGGCAATGCGGGCGGCGCGGGACTGAGCATCGCGCTGACCGGAGATCTAGTGTTGGCGGGCGAATCGACGCGTTTCACCGTCGCCTATACGCGAATTGGACTGACGCCCGACGGCTCGAGTTCATATTATTTGCCGCGGCTGGTCGGGCTGAAGCGGGCGCTCGAGCTGATGCTCACGAATCGCACCGTCACGGCGCGCGAAGCCGAAGTGATGGGCATGATCACGCGGGTCGTGCCGGACGCCGAGCTGCTCAGTCAGGCCGAAGTGCTCGCGCGCGAGTTGGCGCAGGGGCCGACGCAAGCTTTTGGCGGCGTCAAGCGGCTGCTCTACGCGTCGTCGAATAATCCGCTCTACGAGCAGATGGAGCTCGAGACCGAGGTGATCGCCGATCTAAGCCGCACGGCGGACGCGCGCGAAGGGATCGCGTCGTTCCTCGGCAAGCGCGCCGCCAAGTTCAACGGCAACTGA
- a CDS encoding DUF3536 domain-containing protein translates to MDEPRYIILHGHFYQPPRQNPWTGLTASEASAAPFANWNERILSECYAANARAHTMNGRVAYIRNNYEALNFDFGPTLHGWLEAHGTNACRAIRRANDTSRLAHAGHGNAIAQAYNHSILPLLDARGREIQIAWGIEDFVVRFGHLPEGMWLPECAADDETLAAVARAGIKFVILGADQGRFSSTGREAGPFVWRRADLNLAIFRFDRELAGWISFGDGLADGAKFADGLAGAALALAPGAALLVATDGETFGHHKRAGAAELARALSQLETRADIVVMSCAAYLAEHPPSGSFQLDQPSSWSCGHGIERWRANCGCRLDSHSNQEWRGPLHDAMAFVLHHADAVYDRFASGLVADSSQALREAGRLFADSRPATLEEFGRRHKLRDGAARDRLLRLFEMERAAHAALTSCGWFFDDFAGLEGRIVLRYAARALELAGEQSRSVELELLERLRQINSNHGGDAASLYLSLKTREARGRA, encoded by the coding sequence ATGGACGAGCCACGCTATATCATCCTTCATGGTCATTTTTATCAGCCGCCGCGCCAGAATCCCTGGACCGGCTTGACCGCGTCCGAAGCGAGCGCCGCGCCGTTCGCCAACTGGAATGAACGGATTCTGAGTGAGTGCTACGCCGCGAATGCCCGCGCTCATACGATGAACGGGCGGGTGGCTTATATTCGCAACAACTACGAGGCGCTGAACTTCGATTTCGGTCCGACCCTGCACGGCTGGCTCGAGGCGCACGGAACCAATGCCTGCCGCGCGATCCGGCGCGCCAATGACACCAGCCGGCTCGCGCACGCAGGACACGGCAACGCCATCGCGCAGGCCTACAACCATTCGATTCTGCCGCTGCTCGACGCGCGCGGCCGTGAGATCCAAATTGCCTGGGGCATCGAGGATTTTGTCGTGCGCTTCGGCCATCTACCCGAAGGCATGTGGCTGCCCGAATGCGCCGCCGACGACGAAACGCTCGCCGCGGTCGCGCGCGCAGGCATTAAGTTCGTCATCCTCGGTGCCGACCAGGGGCGTTTCAGCAGCACTGGCCGCGAAGCCGGGCCCTTTGTCTGGCGTCGCGCTGATCTGAACCTGGCGATCTTCCGTTTCGACCGCGAGCTTGCGGGCTGGATCTCGTTCGGAGACGGTCTCGCCGACGGCGCCAAGTTCGCCGACGGCCTCGCCGGCGCCGCACTCGCGCTGGCGCCCGGCGCCGCTCTCCTCGTCGCAACCGACGGCGAAACCTTCGGCCATCACAAGCGCGCCGGCGCGGCCGAGTTGGCCCGCGCACTCAGCCAGCTCGAGACGCGCGCCGACATCGTCGTCATGAGTTGCGCCGCCTATCTGGCGGAGCATCCGCCGTCGGGGAGTTTTCAACTCGACCAGCCCTCCTCATGGAGTTGCGGCCACGGCATCGAGCGCTGGCGCGCCAACTGCGGATGCCGCCTCGACAGCCACTCGAACCAGGAGTGGCGCGGACCCCTGCACGACGCGATGGCCTTCGTGCTGCATCACGCCGACGCCGTCTATGATCGGTTCGCCTCCGGCCTCGTTGCCGACAGCTCTCAGGCACTGCGTGAGGCCGGCCGCCTGTTCGCCGATTCCCGGCCCGCCACGCTCGAAGAGTTTGGCCGCCGCCACAAGCTGCGTGACGGGGCCGCTCGCGATCGCCTCCTGCGCCTGTTCGAGATGGAGCGGGCGGCGCACGCCGCGCTCACCAGTTGCGGCTGGTTCTTCGACGACTTCGCCGGCCTTGAAGGACGTATCGTGCTGCGTTACGCTGCGCGCGCGCTTGAACTCGCCGGCGAGCAAAGCCGAAGTGTCGAGCTCGAGTTGCTTGAGCGCCTGCGTCAAATCAACTCGAATCATGGCGGCGATGCCGCCTCGTTATATTTGAGCCTCAAAACGCGCGAAGCGCGCGGGAGAGCCTAA
- a CDS encoding acyl-CoA dehydrogenase family protein, protein MGVKFPVERAEKRRFLLEAVANVRDTLAAHAEEGETLRTLPPASVAALTDSGLFAMKCPAELGGAEADPVTQIEVIEATSYIDPSAGWCLSICNGTVSVMGSCLPQEAIERLFAGDRPPRVAGSLTPGKAIPVEGGYRVNGRWSWASGIRHAEWIGGLTSVELNGGGAAYPRMMVFPVAKAQIHDNWNVAGLKGTGSCDFSVTDLFVPEAFTFNMRTWEPKRGGPLYQLGLPGLVVNEMAGFALGVGRRALDTIIDLAKTKRRGYGKQTPLAEREVFQRTIGECDLRLKAVRGLAFEVFERAWATVCAGQRPTPQLQVEMRTITTLVTDVALDVTTKAFRYGAGSAIHLNNILQRCLRDLQVEAAHLFVSDSTYELYGQCLLGIREVDPMG, encoded by the coding sequence ATGGGTGTGAAATTCCCGGTCGAGCGGGCCGAGAAACGGCGATTCCTTCTCGAGGCTGTTGCCAATGTGCGTGACACTTTGGCTGCTCATGCGGAGGAAGGTGAAACGCTGAGAACGCTGCCTCCGGCTTCAGTGGCTGCACTTACGGACTCCGGTCTGTTTGCAATGAAGTGCCCGGCTGAACTGGGCGGGGCTGAGGCGGACCCCGTAACCCAGATCGAGGTGATCGAGGCGACGAGCTATATCGATCCTTCGGCCGGCTGGTGCCTCTCCATTTGCAACGGCACCGTGTCCGTTATGGGATCTTGTCTCCCCCAAGAAGCGATCGAGCGATTGTTCGCGGGCGATCGGCCTCCCCGCGTCGCCGGTTCGCTAACGCCCGGCAAGGCGATTCCCGTGGAGGGCGGCTATCGCGTCAACGGACGATGGTCGTGGGCCAGCGGAATCCGCCATGCCGAGTGGATCGGAGGTTTGACGTCGGTCGAATTGAACGGCGGCGGCGCTGCATACCCGCGTATGATGGTATTCCCGGTTGCCAAGGCTCAAATCCATGACAATTGGAACGTCGCCGGACTCAAAGGCACGGGGAGCTGTGATTTTTCTGTCACGGACCTTTTTGTCCCGGAAGCTTTCACCTTCAACATGCGGACGTGGGAGCCGAAGCGCGGCGGTCCGCTGTACCAGCTAGGCCTGCCCGGGCTCGTCGTTAACGAGATGGCAGGGTTCGCTTTAGGAGTCGGACGCCGCGCGCTCGATACCATCATTGATCTCGCGAAAACCAAGCGGCGAGGCTATGGCAAACAAACCCCGCTCGCCGAGCGCGAAGTGTTTCAACGGACGATCGGGGAATGCGACTTGCGGCTGAAAGCGGTGCGGGGACTCGCCTTCGAGGTCTTTGAGCGAGCCTGGGCGACGGTCTGCGCAGGCCAAAGACCGACTCCGCAGCTTCAGGTTGAGATGCGCACCATCACCACGTTGGTCACCGATGTAGCGCTCGACGTTACCACGAAGGCCTTTCGCTACGGTGCGGGGAGCGCGATCCATCTAAACAATATCTTGCAGCGCTGTCTGCGCGATCTACAGGTGGAAGCGGCACACTTATTCGTCAGTGACTCGACCTATGAGTTATACGGGCAATGTCTTCTCGGGATACGGGAAGTGGACCCAATGGGCTAA